One region of Candidatus Omnitrophota bacterium genomic DNA includes:
- a CDS encoding O-antigen ligase family protein, producing the protein MSIKHIIKYLSIIFLGVFMGWLAGIDFKLPIIVLVGMGLILTGISLPAAFLAVALLVTHSCLSFINEDWFRFAYVFRISDLFFLGAMFICFVTILTIKEEDKPKILKRYTIIMAIIVLATLLQIFITQMRFPETTLLSSLRMGRRYLYIMLFYPACIFLFKNKNMRVFVNIAAIFSTFVSIAFIIQFLSKGRIYLIPFSRSVFQNMLGISAYRIYISGTELINFTFFFIFFHYIFTLFNKQKAKILLILAMIFTALHPLLSLGRSRIIGFLLALFVTIFMARNKKIRLRIARYLLLSLGFFILVILLFGIISPGEKGLPGFIKDRTLSSFDEVLTNTGTFRFRLDDSYYRIQLIKDNPLLGIGFLHDESQELSYMRGFNGQFRTADSGLISLMIDFGLIGLIGFLVIFIFIFKDLLFLIRSMPKDTYEYAVIMSIFAVLLIYIVEFLTSGSFMSFGGFAVLGIFMGIVNNAIYRYQKSNVSSNQWHK; encoded by the coding sequence ATGTCAATAAAACATATTATAAAATATTTATCAATTATATTTCTTGGAGTATTTATGGGTTGGTTGGCAGGAATCGATTTCAAGCTTCCAATTATTGTTCTTGTAGGTATGGGCCTTATTTTAACAGGCATATCTTTACCTGCTGCATTTTTGGCGGTTGCTTTATTAGTAACCCACAGTTGTCTTTCTTTTATAAATGAGGACTGGTTTCGTTTTGCTTATGTTTTTAGAATCAGTGATTTATTCTTTTTAGGCGCCATGTTCATTTGTTTTGTCACTATATTAACCATAAAAGAAGAAGATAAACCAAAAATATTAAAACGATACACTATTATTATGGCCATTATTGTGTTGGCTACTTTGCTGCAGATATTTATTACTCAAATGCGTTTTCCTGAAACTACATTGTTATCCAGCCTGCGAATGGGAAGAAGGTACTTATACATTATGTTGTTTTACCCGGCTTGCATTTTTCTATTCAAAAACAAAAACATGCGTGTTTTTGTTAATATTGCTGCAATATTTAGTACATTTGTATCCATAGCCTTTATAATTCAGTTTTTATCCAAAGGCCGTATCTATCTGATCCCATTTTCTCGCAGTGTTTTTCAGAACATGCTAGGCATAAGCGCATATCGTATTTATATATCCGGAACAGAACTAATCAACTTTACATTTTTCTTCATATTTTTTCATTATATATTCACCCTTTTTAATAAACAAAAAGCAAAAATACTTCTCATATTAGCAATGATATTTACCGCACTGCATCCATTACTCTCTTTAGGAAGAAGCAGAATTATAGGATTCTTATTAGCTTTATTTGTTACGATTTTTATGGCTAGAAACAAGAAAATCAGACTTAGAATAGCTAGATATTTATTGTTAAGTTTAGGGTTTTTTATTTTAGTTATCCTGCTTTTTGGAATAATATCTCCTGGAGAAAAAGGCTTACCTGGTTTTATAAAAGATAGGACACTGTCGTCGTTCGATGAAGTACTTACCAATACAGGTACTTTTCGGTTCAGGCTTGATGATTCTTATTACCGAATACAACTTATAAAAGATAACCCCCTTTTGGGAATCGGATTCTTGCATGATGAATCACAAGAACTAAGCTACATGAGGGGTTTCAACGGGCAATTTAGGACGGCTGACAGCGGATTAATTTCACTCATGATTGACTTTGGACTGATTGGGCTGATTGGTTTTTTAGTTATTTTTATTTTCATCTTCAAAGATCTGTTGTTTTTAATCCGCAGTATGCCTAAAGATACTTATGAATACGCGGTCATTATGTCGATTTTTGCTGTTTTATTGATATACATAGTGGAGTTCTTAACATCTGGAAGCTTCATGTCATTTGGCGGCTTTGCCGTTTTAGGCATATTCATGGGGATTGTCAATAATGCGATTTACCGCTACCAAAAATCAAATGTTTCATCTAACCAATGGCATAAATGA